The sequence AGAGGAGATGCCACGTGATATATCCACAAGAAAACGCACCCAAGATCATCATTAATTCCATTTGCAGTAAAAGGCAGCAAACCTTTTTCCATTTCTTCCATTTCTAGGTTGAGGAAACAAACCTTGCAAGGACAAGGACCAGGATCAGGTATCCATCCCTCCTCAAAGAGTCCAAGTGTATACCCTTCCCTTATGTACATCACCACACAAAGGAGCTAGTACAATACTAGAGTATACCAAGTCACCACCAAATAttaaaaaacaaaacaaaaataaATAGGCCACCATCCTGCCCAGTTCCCCCAGGACGTATACCAGCCCCCCTACCCCCAATTATAAAATATCATACCTCTCACCATTTACCTCCACCACCCCACACCAAATTTACACCTACATCCCCTCTTATACCCACACAAACTATACCCTGGTGCCGTCCTCCCGCCACAAAAATCCTTCTCGGCGGCAACACCCAGCTGCATGCAGTTTACCTTGGCTGCGGGCGTGCGGGGAACGACTTCGCGTGCCTGATCTGCGGAGCTGGTCGAGGGGTCGACGGGCGGCTCATCGTCTGCGAGCGCAGCAGCATGTCCACCATGGACGAGGTCTGGTAGGCCTGGACCAGGCTCGCGCTGTCCGTCGAGTCTCCGCGCGCGGTCGCCCGCTGCCACGAGTGGGAGCTCAGGCCCGAGAGCACATACGCCCGGCCGGACGCCTCGTACCTCTGCCGGCTGGCCATCCGGTCCTGCATCTCCTTCAGCTCCGCGTCCAGCGCCTGGCACAgacggtcaccggactgtcccgacGCCGACCCCGTGATCATCCTCCGGCAGTCCTCGAGCAGCGAGACCGCGTTGGCCAGGTCACCGCGCTCCGCGGACAACCTCGCCTCGGCCATCACCTCGGCGGCGTGGAGACGGTTCTTCTGGCGGTCCACCTCGACCGACACGCTCTGCGCCGAGACGAACGCTGGCCTGGAGATCTTCACCTGCACGCCGGACATGTTCACCGTCTCCTTCATCAGCGGGTCCTTGTAGACGCAGCCAACCTTGAGGAGCGCCGTCTCGCCACAGCCTGGCGGAACGTTCACAGACACGAGAAAATCCCGCTCCTCCTCAGCGTACAGGTCCCCAACGTCCACGGAGCCATTCCTGCTGTCATCCGAGACTCTGCTAGAGTAGCTGCCTGACCTGATGGAGCCGAAGTGCACGTCAGGGTGGAGGCTCTCGACCTTCACATGCAGACCCTGCGCGACCACGCTCAGAAGCCCGCCAATGCACTGCGCGAACGCGTCTTGGATGGTGGCCTCTGTCTCGATGAACGAGAAGGTCCCGCCAGAAGTCTGCGAGATGGAGTGCAGCGAGACCGAGTCATGGTCGGCGCCGAATCCGAAGACGTGAACGGGCACCTGCTGGCTGCCATTCGTGGTCGTGGATGGCAAGAGCGCGCAATACTCTGTCGCTCCTTTGTGTACACCAGCGGTCGGCGAGACCGTGTAAGTGTCCTGGCCATCTGATAGAAGGATGATGCTGCACACTGGATTCTTCGACTGACGCTCTTCGATCACCTTGGAGCCCTTCCTGAGGCCCTCTGCGATATTGGTCCCTCCGTTTGCCGTCAGTGAGTTAACAGCCAGCAAGCTCTGCTGCCGGCCAGACTCGGTCATCCTACGGAGCGGGAAGAGCCTGCGTGCGGACGACGAGAAGGCGATGACGGAGAGCCGGTCAGAGGACCCAAGGTTCTGGATGACAAACCCCATAGCCCTCTTCAACAACGCGAGCTTGGTACCAGCCATACTTCCACTGACATCAAGAACCGTGATGAGATCAACAGGGGCACGAGTCGTGCTTACTCCGTTGCCGTCGCCGAGATCGCTGGATGACTGCAGAAGGTGCTGAGCAGGCGGTGCCTTGAGGTGAACTAGAACAGTGAAGTTTCTTTCTGATGTATTTTCAGGCACTTGGGTGAACTCTGGATATGCTTTTATCTCTACCGTTCTCAAACAGCCCTGCTGAGTGCCGTTAGCCTCTTCGCACGACAAATCCAAGGGTTCGTCGTCGTTGAAAGTGCCAGGGTCAGCGTCAGGCAGCAGCGTGGCCAGATGATGAAGCCGGCCAAAAGAGCGTGCGCGAGGAAGTGGAAGTGGCCGCGGTATGGTCATATGGCCCCCATTCTGGTACCCATGAACTGGATTGATCCTCGCATTTCCTTGGGGCAATTCAGCAGGCAAGGGACCTCGGAACGGGAGCTCCTTCCATTTGATACGGCATACCGGGCAGCTGCTGCTCCCGTGCTTAACGTTTGCTGAAATACAGTGGAAGTGGAAGGTGTGCGAGCACTCTGCTGTGAAGAGAGCGTGGCCCTGACCAGGCTTCATTGTGGTCAAGCATATAGCACATGTTTTCTGGGAAAAAAAATAAGGGGGGCGAAAAGTATAAGAATAAGAAATAGTCATCTAATATGATGAACGGTAAAAACATGTAAAGAAGAAGTAGGCATCAAACCCACAGCACATCTTTCATAGATAAATTTAATTACAGTGATGACTGACGAGAGAAGTTGGTAAGTTGTTTTATACTTTGGTCATACAGAAATACTCTATATTTGAAGTGCTGTCATGGCTGGTCACAAACCGTGATCATACGCCGCAGTTTCGGACTTGGAAGCCAGAAATCAGCCGTTCTGAAATTCATAACTAAGCAACATGGTTTGTGAAGAGAAACTACCACTACAACAATCAGTCGTGTTGCCATAAGCAGCCAGCCCATGGTCAGACTGATCTTGTATTATCCACCGAATTAGATGCATTAATCTGAACTAGTCATTGCTGACTACCCTCAGACCATCCAGAAGAAAAAAGAAGAATAAaggagcgatgacctcagggaaaCCAAATACTAACAACAACAAGTAGCTGCAGCCTGACGTTGCAATTTGATCAGGATTGCAGGTCCGCGACGGGCCCATGATCAGAACACTTTGCTTTTTGCAATTCTGTCATCAGGGCGCCGGCGCCCCCAAAGCGGGGCGGTGGTGGGCTCTCAGGAATCCGCAGAGTCCCTGTGCTGCAACATGCAAGTTTGGAGCAAGAACGCATGAGGGATCTGAGAACAGTACCGTGGCTGTTCTGAAAAGGATGTTGTGCCTCCACAAAAAGAAGTGAAGTGAGGCTGAGAGGGCAGGCTATGGAGGAGAAAAGGGAGAAAAAAGTGAATGATGAATGGGTGAGGGCCAGAGAAGAGtatggcggtggcggtggcggtggactAGGGCTATGTCCTGTGATAGAGAGAGGAGAGCAGGGAGGAGGACCCCATGGTTAATGAACGACaaactccccccccccccccccaccccccccACCCACTTCATGATGATGATATTCCTCCACCATTGCCACCTCCTCCTGCATCTCCTTTTCTCTACTAGTGTTGCCCCCTTTTGCGTGTGCGGATGTGTGATGAAAGCTACTGGTAGCACTGTTGCATGCATCATTTGGAGCAAAAGAACAGCACAGCACAGGTGTACAAAAACTTGCTGTTGCAGCAGCAGCTGTTGAAGATTTGAAGGACCAAGAGAAATTAGCAGAGCAAGCAGagtgatgttttggagtcctatTCTATTACACGGGTGGAATGGATCTTGGCAAGCTGCAACCTTCAGCGGATCGACGGATGGAGGCGAGATAGAACGGAAGGACGGGCGGTACCTTGAAGGATTTGCTGCCGGATTTGGAGAGGCGGAGCCCGGCGGACGTCGGCGTCGGGGTGGTGGGCAtgagcgcggcggcggcggcggcggcgccgttgGCCTTGCCGTTGCTCGCGGCAGCCGTGGGGGTGGTGTCGGTGCTCGTCGCGGCGGACGAGGAGGAGGCCACCGGCGACACGAGCGCCGCCGTGGAGGAGGCGGTGCTGGGCGAGGCGGCGTCGTCGCCTTCCAGCGTCCGGGGCACGTAGACGCAGAGGTTGAGCCCCAGCGACATCTTGGCCCTCCGCCATCTGCTCTCCATTATGCCCTCGCAGTCGCAGGCTCGCAGCTCGGCTCCCACCCAGCGTCGCCTACTGGTGCTAGCTTTAAGACGAGGCTGAGGCGCTGAGCTGACTAAGCTGAGCAAGCTTCTTGTGTTTgtgagaagagagagagagagagagagagagagagagagagagagagagagagagagagagagagagagagagagagagagagagagagagagagagagagagagagagagaaggtggCGGGTTGTCGGGTGCTGGTTGGGTATTTGGTGGAGAGGTCAGAGGCAGATTTGGCGGCGCTTTTGCCCGGTCTGGTGGCtggcaggaggaggaggaggaggcgccgCCGCGGAGGCCATGGCCATGCGAGCAGCTTGGAAAATCAAGAAAGGGAGGTTAAAGAAAAGAGGGAAGAGAAAGGGAGAGAGGCGTATGCCGTATGGTATGGATGGACGGCTATTTGACCTTCGCAGCGCAGCCAAACCAAACCAAACCAAACCAAGCCAGTGCAACGAGAGGAGAGAAAGGGGGATGACAGGAGACGACGGAGTGAGCAGCCTTTTTTAACAAAGAGGAAAAGCAGCAACAGCACCAAAGCGAGCTCCTATCTATGGCGGGGAGAAGGAAAAGGTTGGGGAAGAGCTGAATGATGGCGAGCGAGCCAGCGAGGAGTGAacagagactctctctctctctctctgtctcaggcagctcacagaccactgggtggGTCTCCCTGTGCGTATGTACTA is a genomic window of Zea mays cultivar B73 chromosome 5, Zm-B73-REFERENCE-NAM-5.0, whole genome shotgun sequence containing:
- the LOC100382510 gene encoding putative RING zinc finger and VWF domain family protein isoform X1, whose protein sequence is MESRWRRAKMSLGLNLCVYVPRTLEGDDAASPSTASSTAALVSPVASSSSAATSTDTTPTAAASNGKANGAAAAAAALMPTTPTPTSAGLRLSKSGSKSFKKTCAICLTTMKPGQGHALFTAECSHTFHFHCISANVKHGSSSCPVCRIKWKELPFRGPLPAELPQGNARINPVHGYQNGGHMTIPRPLPLPRARSFGRLHHLATLLPDADPGTFNDDEPLDLSCEEANGTQQGCLRTVEIKAYPEFTQVPENTSERNFTVLVHLKAPPAQHLLQSSSDLGDGNGVSTTRAPVDLITVLDVSGSMAGTKLALLKRAMGFVIQNLGSSDRLSVIAFSSSARRLFPLRRMTESGRQQSLLAVNSLTANGGTNIAEGLRKGSKVIEERQSKNPVCSIILLSDGQDTYTVSPTAGVHKGATEYCALLPSTTTNGSQQVPVHVFGFGADHDSVSLHSISQTSGGTFSFIETEATIQDAFAQCIGGLLSVVAQGLHVKVESLHPDVHFGSIRSGSYSSRVSDDSRNGSVDVGDLYAEEERDFLVSVNVPPGCGETALLKVGCVYKDPLMKETVNMSGVQVKISRPAFVSAQSVSVEVDRQKNRLHAAEVMAEARLSAERGDLANAVSLLEDCRRMITGSASGQSGDRLCQALDAELKEMQDRMASRQRYEASGRAYVLSGLSSHSWQRATARGDSTDSASLVQAYQTSSMVDMLLRSQTMSRPSTPRPAPQIRHAKSFPARPQPR
- the LOC100382510 gene encoding putative RING zinc finger and VWF domain family protein isoform X2, translated to MGWLLMATRLIVVVVVSLHKPCCLVMNFRTADFWLPSPKLRRMITKTCAICLTTMKPGQGHALFTAECSHTFHFHCISANVKHGSSSCPVCRIKWKELPFRGPLPAELPQGNARINPVHGYQNGGHMTIPRPLPLPRARSFGRLHHLATLLPDADPGTFNDDEPLDLSCEEANGTQQGCLRTVEIKAYPEFTQVPENTSERNFTVLVHLKAPPAQHLLQSSSDLGDGNGVSTTRAPVDLITVLDVSGSMAGTKLALLKRAMGFVIQNLGSSDRLSVIAFSSSARRLFPLRRMTESGRQQSLLAVNSLTANGGTNIAEGLRKGSKVIEERQSKNPVCSIILLSDGQDTYTVSPTAGVHKGATEYCALLPSTTTNGSQQVPVHVFGFGADHDSVSLHSISQTSGGTFSFIETEATIQDAFAQCIGGLLSVVAQGLHVKVESLHPDVHFGSIRSGSYSSRVSDDSRNGSVDVGDLYAEEERDFLVSVNVPPGCGETALLKVGCVYKDPLMKETVNMSGVQVKISRPAFVSAQSVSVEVDRQKNRLHAAEVMAEARLSAERGDLANAVSLLEDCRRMITGSASGQSGDRLCQALDAELKEMQDRMASRQRYEASGRAYVLSGLSSHSWQRATARGDSTDSASLVQAYQTSSMVDMLLRSQTMSRPSTPRPAPQIRHAKSFPARPQPR
- the LOC100382510 gene encoding putative RING zinc finger and VWF domain family protein isoform X3 → MKPGQGHALFTAECSHTFHFHCISANVKHGSSSCPVCRIKWKELPFRGPLPAELPQGNARINPVHGYQNGGHMTIPRPLPLPRARSFGRLHHLATLLPDADPGTFNDDEPLDLSCEEANGTQQGCLRTVEIKAYPEFTQVPENTSERNFTVLVHLKAPPAQHLLQSSSDLGDGNGVSTTRAPVDLITVLDVSGSMAGTKLALLKRAMGFVIQNLGSSDRLSVIAFSSSARRLFPLRRMTESGRQQSLLAVNSLTANGGTNIAEGLRKGSKVIEERQSKNPVCSIILLSDGQDTYTVSPTAGVHKGATEYCALLPSTTTNGSQQVPVHVFGFGADHDSVSLHSISQTSGGTFSFIETEATIQDAFAQCIGGLLSVVAQGLHVKVESLHPDVHFGSIRSGSYSSRVSDDSRNGSVDVGDLYAEEERDFLVSVNVPPGCGETALLKVGCVYKDPLMKETVNMSGVQVKISRPAFVSAQSVSVEVDRQKNRLHAAEVMAEARLSAERGDLANAVSLLEDCRRMITGSASGQSGDRLCQALDAELKEMQDRMASRQRYEASGRAYVLSGLSSHSWQRATARGDSTDSASLVQAYQTSSMVDMLLRSQTMSRPSTPRPAPQIRHAKSFPARPQPR